The Anaerolineales bacterium region CGGACTGCAATATTGGGGCTTGTTGGCTGTGGCTGCCTCGAGGAACTATCCAGCTCTGAACAATTCCTTGATATTTGGCCCAAATGCTTGCCGTCAGCCTCATTTCATGGCTTATGGCAGATCTGGATCCCTTATGAATGTTGTCAAGTTGTAGTGAAGGGCTCCCCCGCTCACTACAACTACAACCTGCAGGCATACCTCTGGGGGCGTTGCAGTACAATCGTTCTACTTATGGATCAAGATCGGTACGATCTATTTGACCACGCCCTCAAGGAGCGCCTGGCTACCGAAAGCCCTCTGGCTGCCCGCATGCGCCCGCGCCGCCTGGACGAGTACATCGGCCAGGACGATATTGTGGGCGAGGGCCGCCTATTGCGCCGCGCCATTGAAGCGGACCGGCTGTTTTCCTCGATCCTGCTGTGGGGGCCGCCAGGCTCGGGCAAGACCACCCTGGCCATGGTCATCGCCAACCACACCCAGTCCTATTTCGTAACCCTTTCGGCGGTGATGACCGGTAAAGCTGATCTAGCCGCCGTCATCGAAGAAGCGCGTGAGCGCCGCCGCCTGCACAATCTGCGCACCATCTTGTTTGTGGATGAAGTGCACCGCTGGAACAAGGCCCAGCAGGATGCTTTGCTGCCGCATGTGGAGAACGGCACCATCACCCTCATCGGCGCCACGACCGAGAACCCGTATTTTGAGGTCAATGGTGCCTTAGTGTCCCGCTCGCGTGTTTTCCAACTGCGCCCGCTTTCTGACGAAGATGTGCGTCGCGTGCTGGAGCAGGCCCTGCAGGACGCCGAGCGCGGCTACGGCGGCCGCACGATCAAGTTTGACGAAGACGCCGCCCAGCATCTAATCCACGTCGCCGGCGGTGATGCCCGCAATGCGCTTAATGCGCTCGAGCTGGCGGTGGAATCCACCCCGCCGACGGACGGCGTGGTGCACATCACCCTGCCCGTGGCGCAGGAGTCCATCCAGCGCCGGGCTGTGTTGTATGACAAAGACGGCGATGCACACTATGACACTATCTCCGCCTTCATCAAGTCTGTGCGCGGGTCAGATCCGGATGCCGCGCTGTACTGGCTGGCTAAGATGCTGTATGCCGGCGAAGACCCGCGCTTCATCTTCCGCCGCCTGCTGATCTTGGCCGGCGAGGATATTGGCATGGGCGATCCCATGGGCATGGTGGTGGCCAATGCCGCCGCACAGGCTTTTGATTACGTCGGCCTGCCTGAGGGTATCTTCCCGCTGGTGCACGCCGTGGTGTATCTCTCTACCGCGCCCAAGTCCAACAGCAGCCTGGGTTACTTCTCCGCCTATGCCAAGATTGAAGCCGACGGCATGGTGGAAGTGCCCGACCCCCTGAAGGACAAGAACCGCGATGGCAAAGCCCTGGGCCATGGTCAAGGTTACGTCTATCCACATAATGCGCCGGAGCATTTTGCGCCGCAGCAGTACCTGCCCAGCGGCGTGCTCGGCACCTATTTCTATACACCGTCTGAGCAGGGTTATGAGGCCGAGATCAAGGACCGCTTAGCCCGCTGGCGTGAAGCCCAGCGCAAAGCACTTGGCATCACGCGCAGCGAAGAAGTGCCTACGCCCAGCAAGGAAACGGCAGATGCATTGAAGTCTCGTCACAAAGCCGGAGGAAACCAGTAAGCATGCCAACCGTGTTGTTGATCCGTCATGGGGAGAACGATTACGTAAAGAAGCAAAGGTTGGCGGGCCGCCTGCCCGGCGTGCATTTGAATGCACGCGGCCGGGCGCAGGCTGCCGCCCTGGCGGCCGCGCTCAAAGCGGTGCCGCTGGCCGCTGTATACAGCAGCCCGCTGGAGCGGGCTGTGGAGACGGCCCAGCCGCTGGCCGCCGCCCGCAAGCTGCGCATCATCAAGCGCAAAGGCTTGCTGGAAAGTGATCTTGGCGAGTGGCAAGGCAAGCTGCTCAAGACGCTGCGGCGTGATAAGCGCTGGGCGGTGCTGCAGAACACGCCCTCGCTGTTCCGCTTTCCGGGCGGCGAAGGCATGCTGGAGCAGCAAGCCCGCCTGGTGAGCGAAGTCGATGCGCTGTGCGCCATGCACAAGGCCAAGGACATCATCGCCTGCGTGCTGCACGCCGACCCCATCAAACTCATCGTGGCCCACTATGCTGGCATGCCCTTGGACCAGTTCCAGCGTTTGAGCGTGGCGACTGCCTCGGTCAGCACCCTCCATATCCAGAATGGCCGTGCCACGTTGGAGCGGCTAAACTGGGTGGCTACGGAAACTTAATCCGCTCTCCATTCACTATTTTCAGGACTATACTGCGCGCATACTATGACCAAGCTGATCGAACTTCGCCCGGTTGACCATATAACTACCGATGCCATCGGCCCCGCCGGCCAGCGCGTCTTCTACATTCAGGCCTGGAAGGAAGAGCGCATTGTGGCTGTGATCGTTGAAAAGGTGCAGGTGCAGAGCCTGGCCGTCGCCATTGAGCAGTTCCTGGCTGAACTCAATACCAAGCATGTTGATCTGCCCAACGCCTCCGCTGATTTTGAGGAAGGGCAGATGCATATTCACCCGCCGGTGGATGCGCTTTTCCGCGCCGCAGAAATTGGCATGGGCTACGACGCCGAGCAGGATCTGGTGGCGTTGGAGTTGCGTGAAGGTGTTGAGGCGCCGGAAGCCAGCACGGACGACCTGCATGTGGCCCGTTTGTGGTGCACGCGTTCGCAGATCCGCAGTATGGCCAACTGGGGCATCGAGATCGCCTCGCGCGGCCGGCCAACCTGCCCGCAGTGCGGCGAGCCGATGGACCCCGCTGGCCATTTCTGCGTCAAAAAGAACGGCCACAAGCACTAGAGGCCGGTCTGCACGTTCTGTCAGTGCTGCAGTCGGGGGGGCTTGAACTTGAGGGCCAGTTCACCTCGGGCTCCAACTACACATTCCTGGTGCGCGTCGACGGCCAGCTGGAGGGCGTATACAAGCCGGTGCGCGGCGAGCAGCCGCTGTGGGACTTCCCGCCCGAGACGCTGGCTGGCCGCGAAGTAGCGGCCTACCTGCTGAGCGAGGCGCTGGGCTGGCATTTGGTGCCACCTACGGTCCTGCGCACGGAGGGGCCGTTTGGGCCGGGTTCGCTGCAGCTGCGCGTCCAGCACGACCCGGAACAGCACTACTTCACTTTTGAGGACGCCGTGCGCCAGCGTCTGCGTCCAACCGCCGTATTCGATCTGCTTGCCAACAATGCTGACCGCAAGGGCGGCCATATCCTACAGGGGGAAGATGGCCATATCTGGCTGATCGACCATGGCATCTGTTTCCACGAGGAGCCGAAGCTGCGCACTGTCGTCTGGGATTTTGCTGGCGAGTCCATTCCGCCTGATTTGTTGGATGACGTAAGCGCGTTGCAAGTCAAGCTGGGCGCTGGCGGCCAACTGAATGAGCAGCTCTCCGCCTTCCTCAGCCCGGCGGAGCTGGCCGCGCTGCGCCAGCGCACGGACGCGGTGCTGGGCCGGCCGGTCTTCCCGCACCCGCCACAGGATGAGCGCTACATGCCCTGGCCGCCAGTCTAGGCTAGAATCCAAACTTCATGAGCACTGTAAAACCTAAACTCCGTTGGCAATTCTGGCTGGGCATTGGCGTCAGTGTTGTGTTTCTTTATCTTGTGCTGCGAAATATGCATTTTGGCGACTTCTGGCAACAGGTGCGCCAGGCGAATTACATCTGGCTGCTGCCAGGCATCGGCGTGTATTTCCTGGCCGTGTGGGCACGGGCCTGGCGCTGGCATTACCTGCTGCGCCCGCTGAAAGCCGTGCCCACTCGCACCATGTTCCCGATCGTGGCGATCGGCTACATGGGCAACAACGTCTATCCGGCGAGGGCGGGCGAGGTGTTGCGTGCCGTCATCCTGAAACGTAAAGAGGGCATAGCCGTCTCCGCCTCGCTGGCCACCATCATTGTGGAGCGCATCTTTGATGGCGTGGTCATGCTGGCCTTTATCTTCGTAAATCTTGGTGAACTGGCTGATATTGGCGGCGGCCTGGTTGCAGGCCTCAGCATTCAGCAGATCGCTTTCTGGGGCAGCCTGGTATTTCTTGGCGCGTTGCTCACTTTCTTGTTGGCGGCGATGTTCCCCAGCGCCAGCCAGCGTTTGCTGAACTGGCTCACTGCCCGCCTGATGCCCGAGCGCTTCCGCGCCAGCGTGCTGGAGGTGGGCAACCGCTTCCTGGGCGGCCTGGAGGCGCTGCGCTCTCCGTTTGA contains the following coding sequences:
- a CDS encoding AAA family ATPase — its product is MDQDRYDLFDHALKERLATESPLAARMRPRRLDEYIGQDDIVGEGRLLRRAIEADRLFSSILLWGPPGSGKTTLAMVIANHTQSYFVTLSAVMTGKADLAAVIEEARERRRLHNLRTILFVDEVHRWNKAQQDALLPHVENGTITLIGATTENPYFEVNGALVSRSRVFQLRPLSDEDVRRVLEQALQDAERGYGGRTIKFDEDAAQHLIHVAGGDARNALNALELAVESTPPTDGVVHITLPVAQESIQRRAVLYDKDGDAHYDTISAFIKSVRGSDPDAALYWLAKMLYAGEDPRFIFRRLLILAGEDIGMGDPMGMVVANAAAQAFDYVGLPEGIFPLVHAVVYLSTAPKSNSSLGYFSAYAKIEADGMVEVPDPLKDKNRDGKALGHGQGYVYPHNAPEHFAPQQYLPSGVLGTYFYTPSEQGYEAEIKDRLARWREAQRKALGITRSEEVPTPSKETADALKSRHKAGGNQ
- a CDS encoding histidine phosphatase family protein, yielding MPTVLLIRHGENDYVKKQRLAGRLPGVHLNARGRAQAAALAAALKAVPLAAVYSSPLERAVETAQPLAAARKLRIIKRKGLLESDLGEWQGKLLKTLRRDKRWAVLQNTPSLFRFPGGEGMLEQQARLVSEVDALCAMHKAKDIIACVLHADPIKLIVAHYAGMPLDQFQRLSVATASVSTLHIQNGRATLERLNWVATET
- a CDS encoding DUF3090 domain-containing protein is translated as MTKLIELRPVDHITTDAIGPAGQRVFYIQAWKEERIVAVIVEKVQVQSLAVAIEQFLAELNTKHVDLPNASADFEEGQMHIHPPVDALFRAAEIGMGYDAEQDLVALELREGVEAPEASTDDLHVARLWCTRSQIRSMANWGIEIASRGRPTCPQCGEPMDPAGHFCVKKNGHKH
- a CDS encoding SCO1664 family protein: MLQSGGLELEGQFTSGSNYTFLVRVDGQLEGVYKPVRGEQPLWDFPPETLAGREVAAYLLSEALGWHLVPPTVLRTEGPFGPGSLQLRVQHDPEQHYFTFEDAVRQRLRPTAVFDLLANNADRKGGHILQGEDGHIWLIDHGICFHEEPKLRTVVWDFAGESIPPDLLDDVSALQVKLGAGGQLNEQLSAFLSPAELAALRQRTDAVLGRPVFPHPPQDERYMPWPPV
- a CDS encoding flippase-like domain-containing protein, whose product is MSTVKPKLRWQFWLGIGVSVVFLYLVLRNMHFGDFWQQVRQANYIWLLPGIGVYFLAVWARAWRWHYLLRPLKAVPTRTMFPIVAIGYMGNNVYPARAGEVLRAVILKRKEGIAVSASLATIIVERIFDGVVMLAFIFVNLGELADIGGGLVAGLSIQQIAFWGSLVFLGALLTFLLAAMFPSASQRLLNWLTARLMPERFRASVLEVGNRFLGGLEALRSPFEVLMVFISSLVIWLLETGKYWFVMHAFNFEVSFFALMLMNGVVNLATTIPSAPGYIGTFDAPGIAILEAYGVPKEVATSYTFVLHIALWLPITLLGAYYLAREGIRWGEVPSTEAA